The Candidatus Manganitrophaceae bacterium region AACAGAAATAGATCCTCTGTTATCATGAATTTCAACGGTTCTGTCAAGCAACCTTCAAAGATTTTTTGATATCAAAAATACCGATGCCGATCTTTTTTGTTGACAGGCTTTTCTCATCCGGCTATATTTAGTCATATGACTAATACTGCTTTAACGGAAGGGCAACAAGCGGTTCTCGACTTCTTGCACCGGTATATCGCCGAGCATGGATATCCCCCCTCCGAGCGAGAAATCGCAAAAGCGCTCGGCACCCGATGGGTCCGGGGAATTCAGCGGCATCTGGCCGCCTTGGAAACCAAGGGGCTGCTTCGCCGCGGGAAGGGGGCGCGGGCGATTGAGTTGGTTGAAAGGAGCAAAAGCCAGGAAATCCCGATCTTAGGACAGATCGCCGCCGGAAAACCGATCCTGGCCGAAGAACATCTGATCGGCACCTTTTCCGTCGATCGGATTCATCGACGGTGGGGAGATGCATTTCTGTTGAAGGTCAAGGGAGACAGCATGAAAAATGCCGGCATCCTGGAAGGGGATTATGTCCTGGTCAAACCGCAATCGGATGTCGACTCCGGCGAGATCGTCGTCGCCCTCCTCCGAGACGAGGCGACGGTCAAACGGCTCGTCAAGCGCCAAAAAAAGATTCTCCTTCAATCGGAAAACCCCACCTTCCCTCCCATTCAAATAGAACCTGGAGAGGAGATCAACGTCTTGGGGAAGGTCGTCGGGGTTTTCCGGCTCTATTAGTCGATCCTCTCGTCGTTCCCCTCGATCTCCACCTTCCGCCGGACGGAGTTGCCCGAATCGCTTTCGCCCATCCCGAATCTATTCTCCATGGAGGGAGGCAATGAAGATTGCAGATTTACAAAAGACGTTCGGAATCGATCCCCCCCTCATCGATCTCTGGATCAAAGAATATGGAGCGTCGCTCCTCCCGGTACAGGCGCGCGCCGTCACCGAAGGCCGCCTCTTCGAGGGAGGGAATCTTCTCGTCTTTGCGCCGACGACCTCCGGCAAAACCTTCGTCGGCGAGCTTCTCGCCACCACGGCGGCCCGAAAGGGAAAGCGGGTTCTCTATCTCGTTCCAACCAAAGCGCTGGCGGAAGAAAAAGCGGCGCACTTTACCCGCCTCTATCAGCCGGCGGGAATCACGACGGTTCTCTCCAGCCGCGATCATCGGGAGTGGGACGATGCGATCCGATCGATGTCGTTTCACATAGCGGTCCTCGTCTATGAAAAGCTCTCCGCGCTCCTGGTCGGATGGCCGCAGCTTTTGGAGGAGATCGGCGTTGTCGTCCTCGACGAGCTGCAGATGCTCTCCGATGAAGAGCGGGGCGGGATGATCGAGATCCTGCTGACGAAAATCAAAACCGCCCCTTCCCGGCCCCGGCTTTTGGGCCTCTCGGCGGTGTTGGCCGAAGGAGAAGCCTTGGCGAAATGGCTGAACGCCGATCTCTTGGTGGAAACGCGCCGGCCGGTCCCCCTTCGCAAAGGGATCTTCTGCAACGGCACCTTCTTCTACCGGGAACATAATACCGGTCAAATCGGAGAGGAACGCTGGATCGACCTGCCCCCTCTGAAGAAGGAGAGCGATCTTTTGATTGCGCTCGCCCGGTATCTCGGAGAGAGCCGCGGCGAGCCGACCCTTCTCTTCTTAAAAGACAAATCGTCGGTGGAGTTCGCCGCCGGAGCGATCGCCGACCGGGTCTCTCTGCCGCCGGCGGAGGAAGCGATTGAAGCACTGGCGTCCATGGAGGAGACCGCCTCCCGCGCGTTTCTTCTCAATCTCCTCAAAAAAGGGGTCGCCCTTCATCATGCCGACCTTCCCTGGGAGCTGCGCGACCTCGTCGAGCGCGCCTTCCGCTCGGGTGCGATTCGGATCCTCTGCGCGACAAGCACGCTCGCCATGGGGATCAACTGCCCGGCCAAAAACGTCCTGATTGAATCCCGCCAGTGGCACTACTACCGGCGGTATGGAAAGATGGCGACACGCGATCTCCCCCGCGCACTGTATGAAAACATGGCCGGCCGCGGCGGCCGATGGGGCTACATCGACGACTTCGGCCGGGCGATCCTCGTGACCCATTCCCCCTTTCAGCGGCGGGTCTGGACCGACGCCTATATCGACAGCCCTTTGGAAAAGATCACCGGCGCGCTTGTTTCGGAAGACCTCACGGAATATCTCCTCAACCTCATTGCCTCCGGGAAAGGTGCATCGATTGATGACCTCCTCTCTTTTCTCCAAGAAACTTTCAGCGCGGGAAGCTGGAAGCAGCGGAACCATGACGCCCAGAGAGCGAAGATCGAGGCGATTTTAAGTCAGGCGGTCGAACAGGGGGTGGTGGTTCGCGATGAGAAAGGGCGATACAGGACCACCGAGATCGGAACGATCACGGCGCTGAAAGGGATTCGACTTCAGACCGCCCTCTCTTTGATTGCCTGGATGCGGAAAAGCGATCCCCAACGTCTCTCCGAAATCGAGTGCCTCTATGCCCTCGCCCGGACCAAAGATGCCAAAGCGATCGCGATTCCCCTCTCACGCGAGGAAATTCGGAGGAAAAACTATCGGGCCCTCCTCCAAAAAGAAATTTTCTCCCAGCAAGAAGAGCAAAAACCGATCTTCAAGACCCTTGCAGAGCCGATGAAAACGTCGGCTTATGAAGAGGCGGCCGCCATCAAAAAAACCCTCCTCCTCTCGGAGTGGGTCACAGCCAAGGCGACATCCGAGATGGAGCTCTTTTATCACCTTCATGCCGGCGCGATCAAACGGGTGGGTGAGGAGTTCTCCTGGCTGGTGGAGGCCGCCGCGGCGATCGCCAAGGCGGTCGGCTGGCCGGAAGAGGGGGCCGCCCAGCTGCAAGGGCTCTCCAACCGGCTCATCAACGGCCTTCCCGTCACCGGACGGTCGCTCTTCAAACTTCCGCTCCGTGCGGGAAGAAGCGCCCTCTTAAAGCTTCTTCGCGCCGGGTATGACACGCCCGAGGCGCTCTTCGAGCTCTCCTTGGAAGAGATGAAGCGGATTCTCCCCTCCCCGCTGAGTGAGCGGCTCCATCCCCTTCTTCATTCAAAGACAGACGCTGAATGGAGCCCCTGCCCTCCCGACCGAGAATCGGCAAGGGAGGAAGACGCCGATTATCTGCTTCCCGGAACAACCCCGAACGCGGCGCGGAGCGAATTTGCCGGACCGGCTCTTTCGCACGCGTCGGGCGGAGCGGATCAGAAGAACCCCTCCGCCTCCTTTCGTCTGCTGATCCACCTCCGGCGGGATGAAGTTTTTTACAAAGGCATTCCGGTTCACTTTCCCCCGCTGACACTCCGGCTGCTGGTCGCGCTGGCGGAGAAACCGGGGGAGATCGCCACCAAACAAACGCTCTATGAGCACCTTTGGGGTGAGATCCGGAACCCCGACGACTTCCCATACGAAGCCCAGCTGCGCGATCACAAGCGGCGGGTATTGCAATGCATCCGGAAGGCGGTCGGCGACCGCATTACCGATGAGGAGATCCAGGGCCTGATACGGACCAAAGCCCGTCGGGGTTATCTGCTGGCGCTCCCGCCCGAAGCGGTCCGAATTATCCGATAAAAGCGGCCGCATAAAAACGATCGATTCTCACTGCGCGACCACGCAAAAACCACATCAAACCCACCGATCGACCACGACTTCCTTCCCCCCGCTTGTTATGCTCAAACAACATGCGGGAGATGACGTGATGGATCGGATGGAACTACTCAAACGGCTTCGGGAGAAAATCCTCGGCAGACTCGAACGGCCCGATCCCCCCTCGTCGATTGCCGAGATCTTCTCTCTTGTTCGAGACCTAAACTACCTTCATCTCCGTCTGCTCCGGGTGGTGGGAGCGAGGCGGGATCTTCCCCCTTCCAGCATCGCGGCGCTGCTGGGGGTGGAAGGGATCGATTCCGAGGCGCTCCTGGCCCAGGCGAGCGGATGGACCGGCCGGTCGGATGGCCTCCTCTTGGAAGCGGCCGACCTTCTCCCGTTGATCTGTCTCCACCAGCTTCCTCCACCGGTCGATCTCGCTCCTCCCGAATCCCCCGCCGGTCGGGAGACACAAAAGGACCGGGTGATCTCCTTGCTTTTGAAGGAAATCCGCTTTTTAAAGGAGAAAAACCATGCTCAAGGAAGATCCGATCGAACCGCTGATGATGGTGGAGCTCTACCGCCTCGGCTGTAATGTTTCATGGATCGCAAAGCTCATCGGCTGCAAGCGCGATCGCGTCTACCGCCAGCTTCGATCCCTTCTCGACCTTCCCCCGAACGCACGGTACGGGCGTCCTTCCGTCCAAGCCCTTCCATTATCGGAGCGGGAAGAAATCGCTGAAATGGATGCAGCCGGGATCTCCCCGATTGACATCGCCGAGATCCTCGTGATCGACCTCCCCACCGTCCTCGGCGTCCTCGAAGAAAAAATGAAACCGAGACGGATCTGCCTCCGCTGCGGTCTCCTCTCTTCCCGCTGGATCTGCGGCCGATGCCGCCGGCAGCAGGCCCGTGCCGGCGTTGGATTTGACGAGGCATACTCCTAACCTCGCCCTCCCCCGAACTGTCCCACCAACAGGGCACTTTAAAAAACCGATTCTCCGCTAATCTTCTCCTCGGACAGCGATCGGCGCAAAGGGCGCGATCGACTCCCACACACAGGAGGAATTTATGACGATCTTGGAGATCAGCTATTTCTTTTTGGGCTTTTCACCCCTCATGCTTGGATTGATGATATTACACTTCGCGCCGCCGATTCATCCGCCGGTTCGAGAAGATCAAAAGATCCGATGAGGAAAAAAGAAAGGCGGGACGAGGGTGCTCTCCTCGTCCCGCCTGAAAAGAATCGGCGAAATGGATAGAGGTGTTATGGAACCGGTCCGGTCACGGTCACCGTCCCCGTGGTCGGCGCAGGCTGTCCGCCGCCACCGCCACCGCCTCCCCCACCCGCTATCGCCGCAACCGCACCGACTGCAACCACCCCGGCGAGCGTCCAGACCCAGGGACGTTTATACCAGGGCTGTTCCTCCGCCTTAAACCGCTCCCAGAGCGAAGGGGTCTCCACCGCCACAAACGAAGGGAAGAGGTCAGGCGGCCTCAACGTCCGGACCCGATTTCCGGCCCGGTCCTCTGCCTCGATGTAATACTCCACACCGGGAGATCTCACATAGTCGCCCGGAATCCTCCCCCGGAATTGGTCCCGGTCTCCGCGCGCCATCTCCGTTCCGATAAAGTTCTCCTCTCCTTTCGACCTGAAGAAGAGTCGAACTGCGGCCACCCCCGACTCCTGATCGGTCACCGCCGCCGCAATTTCCACCTCTTGGCCCGCGCGGAAAGTCCCGAGCGGCCGGGCGTGCAAAATCTTCGGTGCGATCAGGTCGGGCACCTGTTCCTGCGCCGCCGCAATAAGCGGCTGAAGCACGAACGCATAGAGTGCCAATCCCACCCAAAAGAGAGGCGAGAGCAGGCGACGCGGACCTATTCCCAGATCAGCTTTTTCCATTCCCCTTCCTTATCCAGAACCCACGGGAGCTGAATCCTCGCTTGCGACCATCCCGCACCCGGGACCACACTGTTCCCTTCCTGATCGACCAGTTCCTTTATGGTAAAGAGGGCCCAAACGCCTTCTTCATCTTTGTCCCCCTCCCAAGACATCTCGATAGCGATCGCACGATAGTGATCGAACAGCTGCCGAAGGAAAGTCTTCCGTTCCGTGGAGAGAGAAGAGAGCGCTTCAATCCTTGCGAGATCCCGGGCCTGCCAGGCCCGCCGGAGTTCTTCGAAACGCTGCCGGACCTCTAACGCCGAAATAGCCGGAGCGGCAATCTTTAGAAGCAGGGGCCGGGCCGGATCTCCTTTGAAACTTCGCTGTCCGGCGCGGCTCTCGGCAACGAGATAATATTCCACCCCCTCCGAGCCGACCTCCATCCGAGGAATGGAGACCCGGTAGAGCCCCTCTCTGTCATTTCCCCCTTTTCTCTCGAAGGGGATCGACCGGTACCCCTGAGTGCCCTTCTTCCGGTAGAAGAGGAGAACGGCATCAACTCCCGATCGATCGGCGACCGATGCGGTGAGCTGAACCTCATGGAGCCGCATCATCGGAAGCGGAGGGATGTAGTGGAGGCGCGGTGCGGACACCGCATCCCCTGGGAAGGGATGCGCCAGAGAGAGAAAAAGGAATAAGAGAAAAAAAAGAATGAGAGAGGCCGGCTTGCTCCAAAAGAGAGCGCTTCCCCTAAAGGCGATCGATCCGCCGGCGCAGAAAGCAGGTTGGCAGAGAGGGAAGCGGGAACGCCTTTCCTCCCGATCTCGGTCCCCTGAGTCTCGGATAGGAGAAAGCCCCTTCCTGTGAATGGTTTTTTTTGAAGATAGACGGTTTGACTTCATTCCATTGCTTACAGCCGGCTTCGGTTTGGCAGGATCGATCTCTTCTAAAGAGAAGTATGGACAAAATAACCTCTCTAAAGCGCCGCTGTCAATAAAAAACGGAGCGCCGGCGAGGTCAATCGGAGTGAAGGCGTGCCCATCAAGCCGGCCTCACGTACCGTTCGACTCCTCGACAGAAACCCTCTCCTCCGTCGAAAGGGAGGAGGATTCCATCTGAAGGCGATAATTCATCCGATCTTGAGCCCCCCAGAAGTATTTGTAACTTTCTCTCCCCCGGAGAAAATCGAATTCACTTCTTCTCTCGCGGATCGCCTCCTCGATGGCATGGGCAATTAGGAGGGCGCCGGGACTCGCCGGAGCAAGTGCCGGATCGAATCCACCGAGGTAGGCATAGAAGCATTTCTTTCCGGCGAACCCATAAACGACCGAGACAATGGCCCCTCGGTGCCGCAGGGCATAGAGACGAAGCATCCCCCGCTTCAGTAATCCGGCCGCCACCGCCCGATGAAAGACCTGTATAGATGGATCGGCCAGCACGCCGGGGAGTTCACGCTCTTCCCAGCGGGAGCGATGCAATCGAAAGAGGGCATCCAAACATTCCTGTAATGTCTCCGCAGCCGCCCGCTCGACAGAAAATCCACCCAACCGCTCCAGATACCGTTGGGCCCGACGCAGCTTCCGTCGCCGCTCGGCGGGGAAATGCTTCCAAAATGCCTCTACGGTTGTTGGCAAGGAGATGGCAGGGCAGGCCTCTTGCGCAGAGAGAGTCATTAAGCAGCTCTCTTTCGGCAGGATGGCCAGGAGCGGGGAGCTGGTGCGAAGCTCTTGAAGGTCGCAGCGATCCCACCGAGATCGACAACGGACCAGCTGGTCATAAGCGCGGGAAGCCGCCGGCAGCGCCACGTCGGGATCGACGATCAGGTCGAGGTAATCGGTGATCCCGGCGCCGATCCATGAAAGAACGCGCAGATTCTCTTCCGGCACGGTATCGATATAAAAAGGGGCGAGTCCGACCAACGCCCCTTGCCAGCGAAGGGCCAATATCCATAACGCGCCTCGGCCAAAATGTTTCCACCAAGGAAGGAGCCACTCCGGCGACTGGAAGGGGGTGGCATGAGGATCTCGTTCGAGAAGCGCCGACCATTCGGGGCAAAGCGCCTCCAGTGCCTCGACCGTCGTGACCGCTTCCAGATCAATCATGACCGCACAAGCGCTTCATAACGCGCCAGATACTGCGCCGTCATTCTCGCCGCGGAAAAGCGCTGCCGGGCCGCCTTCCGGCAGCGGCGAGGGTCAATGGCTCCGACCGCTTTGATTGCCTCGGCCATCTCTGCAACGCTGTCGACCAGAAATCCGGTCTTTCCCTCCTCGACGATCTCGGGGAGCGCTCCGGCCCGAAATGCAATCACCGGGGTGCCACAGGCCAGCGCCTCCATCGCCACCAACGAGCTCGTTTCGGGCGCCTGGCTCGGCACCAACAGACACCAGGCAGCGGTCAAAAGGCGGCGTTTCCGCTCGAAGCCGAGCGCATCAATCAGCCGAACGCCCCCTCCCGCCAGACGGGGCGCAAGCACCTCTTGGAAATAACGCTGATGATCCGGATAGGGAAAGCACTGGCCTGCAATCAAGAGCGGGATTTTGGCGGACCGGGCCGCATCGACCCCCAGGTGCAGTCCTTTTTCGGGACAGAGCCGACCCAGCGCGAAGGCGAAGCGGCGCTTGCTAATCCGAAGCGCGAGCGGATCGACCGGAACCCCATTCTCGATCGGCGGTAAAAAAGCCGTCCCCCCGGAAGGAGCCCAAAATGCCGCCCGAGGCGCATGTTGCTGTGAATGGGAGACGCAGTGAAGGTAGGTCTTCGGCCGCTTCAGTGAGCGCGCTTCCGGAGAATACCAGTCGAGCGGCAGATGCAGGGTCACCAGCACCGGCAGACCGGCCGGAGGAAGATAGTGGTCGAAGTCGATCCAGTGGAAATGAATCAGATCGATCGAGCGGTGTCGCAGAAGCGCCTCAATCACGATGCGATGCCGCTCCGTCGCCTTCTTTTGGATCTCGGCACTGAACAGATCGCCCGGAGGGGGGGTGGCGATGAGCTCTCCCTTCACCGAGGAGCCCTCGCAGGCAACGACGATCGAGCGGTGTCCCGCCGCCACCAGCGCGGCATCAAGGCGAGCCAGAATCTGCTCCGCCCCGCCCGCGGTGTCGGGCCGGACGACAGCCAATGGGTATGCAACGTTGAGGATCGTCAGCTTCACAGGGGACCTTCCAAGCCGAGCCTCCGGAGGGCCTGCTCGGCAAGGCCTCTCCAGCGCGCTCCCGTTATTCCCCAGTCGAACGATTCATAATGAAGTCGGCCCGGATGCGGCGGCTGGGTGAAGTCATAGATCGGGGCCGGACGAAACCGCTCGACCGCGATCGGGAAGGCGCTCAATACCTTCTGCTGTGTCATAAAGCAGGAGAACATCCGCCGCTTTAATTCCCGCTCTGCCTCCGAAAGGACAACGACCGTCTGCTCGGAACCACCGGCGGGTAAAACGGGGAGAAACAGACCGGCGGTAAAGCGCTCCTGTTGTGCATGATAGGAGGTAAACTCCGCGACCACCGGGAAAGGCTTGCCCTCCCTTTCCAAGAGCCGGCACGCGGCACAGACGACGAGAGCGGCGGCGTCGTGATCGGGATGTCCCCCCTCATAGGGATGGGTAAAGATCAACTCCGGTTGTATTTCGTTGAGGCGATCGGCAAGCCGACGCGTCAAGCATTCAAAATAAAGCGAGGCCTCCTGATCGACCCCCCCCAGCTCGATACAGCGACTCGGAGGGACACCCGCGAGCTGCGCCGCTGCGAGCAATTCGCGACGCCGCGCCGCGGCATACGCCTCCCTCGTCTTCAGGCCGGCCGCCGCCGCGTCGCGCCCATCGCGCGGCGCCCCATCGGTCAAATGGAGAAAGGTGACCGCTTTAAAGCGGGGGAGAACGCCGCCCGCACCAATCGTCTCGTCATCCGGATGCGCCGCGACGATCGCGACCGTGCTGCCGGTCCATCCCGCAAGCGCCCTCTTTAACCCTGTCGGTTCTGCTCCGCCCCGCGCCGACAAATGAAGACCTCACGCTCCGGATGATCGATAATTCGAAAGCCGGCGCTCCGGAGCATCGCCTCCGCACACGCTCGGTTTGGAATCCACCAGTTCGTCGGATCGCCCGCATACTGATGCTCGATAAAATACATCCGAGGGAAGGCGGCTCGGTTGAAGATCCCCTCCTCTTCGAAGGGATAATCTTCCTCCCATGCCTCCAGATGATCCTCCCCCCGGCACATCGATTGGAAGACCAGAAGGTCTCCGACCACATGCTCGTGGAGCAGATCCAGCGCCAGCAGCGGATGGCGGAGATGATAGAGGACCCCCATAAAAAGGACCAGGTCGAATTTTCGCCCGAGCGTCCCAACGTCGTAGACCGAGCACTGTTGAAATTCAATTTCGACGCCGCAGACCTCCGCGGCGAAACGCGCCTGGGCAAGATAGTCCGGATCGCTATCGATTCCAACGACCCGCTCGGCTCCCCGCCGCTTCATTTCGATTGAATAGAACCCGCCGTTGCAGCCGATATCAAGAACCGAGCGGCCGCTCAGGTCGGCGGGGAGGGCATCGGCGAATTGACGCCATTTAATGGTGGGATAGTCTCCCAAGAAATGGTCGGGGGCGGTCTGAACCCCCCGCAAATTGAGATTATGGAACCACTTGCCGAGCGACTGAACTTGCTGCCGGATCTGCTCCGGATTGAGATCACGGCCGACGGCGGAACTCGATCGATTCATTTATGCTATCCTCTCTCTCTTCGCGATGCTCGTATTCGCATTCACGCTCTCTCTCACGCCACCCGACGCACGTTGAATCGGCTCGGATCAGCCTTCCCCTCCGAAGGATCGGGCGGCTTCACACCCTCCCCTCTTTGTAAACTCAGAAGTTTGATCGCCTCGCGATAACCATGGATCGTTCCGACATCGACATAGGCCTCTCCGGCCGGAACCGCCTGAACTCTCCCACCGCCTTCGATATAGGCATTGACCAACGTTCCAAAATATTCGTCACGCCGGTTTCGCGAACACCATAGTTCAAAGAGGTCGCGAAGGACCACGCCGGGCATCCGGAAGGCGCCCCAAATCCAATGGGTCTCGGGATTCGGCTGTTTTACCTGGACCTTCAGGACGCGTCCCTCCCGGTCGGTGACGACCGCGTCGAAGAACTCCGGCCGCTCGACCGGAAAGAGGAGAAACGATAGGGTCTCGCTTCCGAGCGCACGTAGGCCGGTCTCCGGAAACCAGACCGTATCGGGCAGGCCGACCAAAACCGACTCCTCCGGATGAATCAGCGGCAACGCGGAGAAGATCGCATCGCAGAGACCGGCGGGACGCGGCTGAACGGTATAACAGAGGTGGGTCGACGAGAGGCGACCTCCATAATATTCCAAAATATCGCACTTGCCGGGGGAGATTACAAAGCAGATCTTCATCGCGCCGGCCAAAATCATCCGCTCGACGAGATATTCGCTCACGGCACGGGGCCGCTCGATCTCGCCGTCGGAACGGCTCCCGACCGGCAGGAGCTCTTTGGAAAATGCGAGCGGCTGAATCCGACTTCCGACACCCGCCGCCGGGATGATTCCCCACATGACTCAATCCTCCTATACGATTCGATCTTCAACCGAGGGCCGAGCGGCCGCTTCGAGCGCCTCCTCCAAATCATCGGCCCGGTGCGCCGCGGTATGCGCGCCGAGCACCCGCTCCCGCGCCGATCGGGCGATCTTCGAGAGGGTCTCCTCCGACCGCTCGATCGCCGCAATCGCCTCCTCGGCATTCTCGGCAACCAAGAGCTCCGCGCCGGGCTCGAAAAAAAGATCGAGCCCCCCCCAACGATCGCTTAAGATCGGCACGCCGCAGGCGGCCGCTTCGAACAGCCGCCCCGAAGGACAATAGCCGTTCTCAACCATCGCCCGGCGGGTCACGTTGAGGGTGAGTCGCGAAGAGCAATAGAACGCCGGATGCTCCGACGGCGCGACATGTTGAAGGAAAAAGAGATTCTCCGTCCAGGGGAAATTCTGAGGGTAGAGCGATCCCCCCAGAAGAAACCGTCGGTGAGCGAGCTGTCGCGCCGGCGTGATGAATAATTGCTCCAGGGCCTCCTGCCGGTCGGCCGCATACGTTCCGAGATAAGAGAGATCGGCGCGATAGGCCGCCACCGGGGAGACCGGACGATGGACCGCTGGATCGACACATCCATAAAGCGGCGCGACCCGGCGGGCCCCAAGCCGCTCCTGAAGCGCGGTGAGCGCCTCCCCTCCAGCATAGCTGAGGACCAGATCGAAATCGGCCAGGCCCCCCGGGGGAAGATAGTCTACCGGCGCGCCCGCCCGCTTCCGCTCCAGCGTCACCGGCGTGTCGAGATCATAAAAGAGACGAAGGCGCGCTGGAGAAGAGAGGGCCAGTTCCGACGCTGCAATCGCATCGGGGCAGTAGGAAGTTATCATTGCCACATCGGCATCGACCAATGCCCCCTCCGCCTGCCGCCAGACCTCCTCCCAGCGGAGATAGAGGACGAGGTCGAGTCCGGGCAGGCCGGCAAAATCGCGATGCGCGGCATAATAGGGGACATCGCGCTCGAAAAATACAACGCGGTGCCCGCGCTCTAACAAGGCACGGCAGAGCGCGCGCCAGAGGGTTGCATGTCCGTTTCCCCAGGAGGAGCTGATCGTCAGTCCAAAGATGATGAGCTTCATTGTTTCCGCATCTCCTCCACCGCTCGATATGCGCCTAGAGCGCCGTCATGACCAGAAAGCCGATAGCGGTGGCCGAAAGCACCAGGGTCGTCAGCCACCCAAAGCCTTTCAGCGTCGGAGAGAGGGTCAACGCTCCCATCACGCTCGGCCTCGAAGCCAGCACCACCATCATCCCCATTACAGGGGCGGCGACCACGCCATAGATCATCGCCGCCCAGAAGAGCGCCCGGATCGGATTGATCCCTAAAAAATTGAAGGCAAGCCCCAAAAACATCGCCATGACAAGCGCTCCATAAAAGCGCTTCGCCCGATGCGGCTTCCGCTCAAGGCCGACCCGCCACTGAAGGGTCTCTCCCAACGCATACGCGGCCGATCCCGCCAAGACCGGAACGGCCAGCAAACCGGTGCCGATCATTCCGACCGAAAAAAGAAGGGAGGCAAACCGACCGGAGACCGGCCGGAGCGCTTCCGCCGCCTGCGCGGTGCTTTGAATTTGGTGAATTCCCTGCGGATAAAGCGTCGCGCCGCAGGTCAGAATGATAAAGTAGGCGATCAGATTTGCAAAGGCCATCCCGGTATAGGTATCGATTTTAATCCGCCGGAGCTCCTCCGGGGCCTGCTCCGGGGCCTGCTTCAGCGGCTTCTCTCCCGGTCGTCCGTTCTGCTCTTCGGCCTCGCCGGTTGCCTGCCAGAAAAAGATATAGG contains the following coding sequences:
- a CDS encoding glycosyltransferase, coding for MKLIIFGLTISSSWGNGHATLWRALCRALLERGHRVVFFERDVPYYAAHRDFAGLPGLDLVLYLRWEEVWRQAEGALVDADVAMITSYCPDAIAASELALSSPARLRLFYDLDTPVTLERKRAGAPVDYLPPGGLADFDLVLSYAGGEALTALQERLGARRVAPLYGCVDPAVHRPVSPVAAYRADLSYLGTYAADRQEALEQLFITPARQLAHRRFLLGGSLYPQNFPWTENLFFLQHVAPSEHPAFYCSSRLTLNVTRRAMVENGYCPSGRLFEAAACGVPILSDRWGGLDLFFEPGAELLVAENAEEAIAAIERSEETLSKIARSARERVLGAHTAAHRADDLEEALEAAARPSVEDRIV
- a CDS encoding divalent metal cation transporter produces the protein MAIKDLFRKLGPGLIAGASDDDPTAIATYSQTGAQLGFGMLWAVLLVYPLMVAAQQISGQIGRVTGHGIAWNMRYHFPKWLVYPLVGFLFMANTIGLGADINAMGEALKLLIGGSSLAYSTGFALLSLLLEVFIPYTRYVPYLKGLTLALLAYAATAFVMEISWEEVAKATFFPSIRLDREHLAIFVALLGAMLSPYIFFWQATGEAEEQNGRPGEKPLKQAPEQAPEELRRIKIDTYTGMAFANLIAYFIILTCGATLYPQGIHQIQSTAQAAEALRPVSGRFASLLFSVGMIGTGLLAVPVLAGSAAYALGETLQWRVGLERKPHRAKRFYGALVMAMFLGLAFNFLGINPIRALFWAAMIYGVVAAPVMGMMVVLASRPSVMGALTLSPTLKGFGWLTTLVLSATAIGFLVMTAL